In a genomic window of Rhodovulum sp. P5:
- a CDS encoding recombinase family protein yields MLVGYARTSTLDQRAGLEGQQRDLEAAGCDRVFVEQVSSVDVTAREKLAEALSYVREGDTLVVTKLDRLARSVAHLLEILDTLTERGAALRILSMGIDTASPTGKLMLTVLGGVAEFEREIMLERQREGIAKAKAAGKYKGRKPTAQAKADEVRKLRAEGVGATEIARRLGIGRASVYRIMGGSPERPQR; encoded by the coding sequence ATGTTGGTGGGATATGCCCGGACTTCGACGCTGGACCAGAGGGCGGGCCTTGAGGGGCAGCAAAGGGACCTTGAGGCCGCCGGGTGCGACCGGGTGTTCGTGGAACAGGTGTCCTCGGTGGACGTGACAGCCCGTGAGAAGCTCGCTGAGGCCCTGTCCTACGTCCGCGAGGGGGACACGCTGGTCGTAACCAAGCTGGACCGTCTGGCCCGCTCAGTGGCGCACCTGCTGGAAATCCTCGACACGCTGACGGAGCGCGGCGCAGCCCTGCGCATCCTGAGCATGGGGATCGACACCGCCAGCCCCACCGGCAAGTTGATGCTGACGGTCCTTGGGGGCGTCGCTGAGTTCGAACGGGAGATCATGCTTGAGCGGCAGCGGGAGGGCATCGCCAAGGCGAAGGCCGCGGGGAAATACAAGGGCCGCAAACCCACCGCACAGGCCAAGGCCGACGAGGTGCGAAAGCTGAGGGCCGAAGGGGTCGGGGCAACGGAGATTGCCCGGCGGCTGGGGATCGGGCGGGCCAGTGTCTATCGGATCATGGGGGGTAGCCCTGAGCGGCCCCAAAGGTAG
- a CDS encoding site-specific integrase, whose amino-acid sequence MSKIVKASGHTRLYRRGAVYYHRATVPNDIRDTYGKREETFSLRTRDHPEALRRVRMAAVEVDRRFDAHRRQVAAERREAVSELAPEQIKRIKAEYFRFRLEEDEDVRLSGFEETGTACPVPEEQHDPRPSFDEYEELGHDIDAVNRANYARGKRDAFFRGEAEEVLTWGGIDIRLAEDSPSWAPLVRALQEAAIQAAEAIQRRNKGDVVETPEAAPREPLSAPKGKPLSALFEDRKAEADRANQWTAKLSDDYESWIGLFLETAGDRPILDYTKQDARDFKTLLVGLPSNRQKHPETRGRPAKEQVEVAKRLGLPLLSVTTVNKALGRLQAIWKWADKQMDEDVSDIFGPMKLNVQIAPRDQRDPLSPAQLQKVFHGPLFTGCESERRRSRSGKTNMSHTHWYWLPLLGLYSGARLNELCQLRVDDVCEDGGVRYLSISEDGEHQRVKNHKTRDVPLHPSILQLGFWDYLAARRAAKDLMLFPALKRDSKGYYSSQPSKDFARYLKQVEAKTDKTSFHSLRHNFKDACLNNGVPSEIADILQGHAPGGMAGRYGNRKVHLGTLAEHIAKVAYPEVDLSKIKRFHGLP is encoded by the coding sequence GTGAGCAAGATCGTGAAAGCCTCAGGTCACACCCGACTCTACCGCCGCGGCGCTGTCTATTACCACCGCGCAACCGTCCCGAATGACATCCGGGATACCTACGGAAAGCGCGAAGAAACCTTCAGCCTGCGCACGCGGGACCACCCGGAAGCCCTCAGGCGGGTCAGGATGGCCGCTGTCGAGGTCGACCGGAGGTTTGACGCCCACCGGCGACAGGTGGCGGCGGAGCGCCGGGAAGCGGTCTCAGAGCTTGCGCCCGAGCAAATCAAGCGGATCAAGGCGGAATACTTCCGGTTTCGTCTGGAGGAGGACGAGGACGTCAGGCTCAGCGGGTTCGAGGAGACCGGAACCGCCTGCCCGGTTCCCGAGGAACAGCACGACCCAAGGCCCAGTTTCGACGAATACGAGGAACTGGGGCACGACATCGACGCGGTGAACCGCGCAAACTATGCCCGGGGGAAGCGAGACGCATTCTTCCGGGGGGAGGCCGAAGAAGTCCTGACCTGGGGCGGGATCGACATCCGGCTTGCCGAGGACTCGCCGTCCTGGGCCCCTCTCGTCAGGGCGTTGCAGGAGGCGGCGATACAGGCGGCTGAGGCCATCCAGCGCCGCAACAAGGGGGACGTGGTCGAGACACCCGAAGCCGCCCCAAGGGAGCCCCTGAGCGCCCCCAAGGGCAAACCGCTGTCGGCCCTGTTCGAGGACCGCAAGGCCGAAGCCGACCGCGCGAACCAGTGGACCGCGAAGCTCTCGGATGACTACGAAAGCTGGATCGGGCTCTTTCTGGAAACCGCCGGAGACCGCCCCATCCTCGACTACACAAAGCAGGACGCCCGGGACTTCAAGACCCTGCTGGTCGGGCTGCCAAGCAACCGGCAGAAGCACCCGGAAACACGGGGGCGCCCGGCGAAAGAGCAAGTCGAGGTGGCGAAGCGGTTGGGCTTGCCCCTTCTCAGCGTGACAACGGTCAACAAGGCGCTGGGCCGCTTGCAGGCCATTTGGAAATGGGCCGACAAGCAGATGGACGAAGACGTGTCCGACATCTTCGGCCCGATGAAGCTGAACGTCCAGATCGCGCCCCGGGATCAACGCGACCCGCTCAGCCCAGCGCAGCTACAAAAGGTCTTTCACGGCCCCCTGTTCACGGGCTGCGAGTCGGAACGGCGGCGCTCCCGGTCTGGGAAGACGAACATGAGCCATACGCATTGGTACTGGCTCCCCCTGCTGGGCCTCTATTCCGGCGCCCGCCTGAATGAGCTTTGCCAACTCCGCGTGGACGATGTCTGCGAGGATGGCGGCGTCCGGTATCTGTCTATCTCGGAGGACGGGGAACACCAGCGCGTCAAGAACCACAAGACACGGGACGTGCCGCTGCATCCCAGCATCCTCCAACTTGGCTTCTGGGACTACCTTGCCGCACGGCGGGCAGCCAAGGACCTCATGCTTTTCCCGGCGCTGAAGCGGGACAGCAAGGGGTACTACTCAAGCCAGCCGTCCAAGGATTTCGCCCGCTACCTGAAGCAGGTGGAGGCCAAGACGGACAAGACCTCGTTCCATTCCCTACGGCACAACTTCAAGGATGCCTGCCTGAACAACGGCGTTCCGTCAGAGATTGCCGATATTCTACAGGGGCACGCACCGGGCGGCATGGCGGGCCGCTACGGGAACCGAAAGGTTCACCTTGGGACACTGGCGGAGCACATCGCGAAGGTTGCCTATCCCGAGGTGGACTTGAGCAAGATCAAGCGGTTCCACGGGCTGCCCTGA
- a CDS encoding TIGR02300 family protein, with product MPKEEWGVKRVCPNCSIRFYDLQRDPMTCPSCGHSFSLESLSSGKGRSLIAEKPRPQKAAAQPEIDDDDAVIDDDDESTDVDLGDDVLDDDDDDNVSLDDIADMSANDDDES from the coding sequence ATGCCCAAGGAAGAATGGGGTGTAAAGCGCGTTTGCCCGAACTGCTCGATCCGCTTCTACGATCTGCAGCGCGACCCGATGACCTGCCCGTCCTGCGGTCACAGCTTCTCGCTGGAGAGCCTTTCTTCGGGCAAGGGCCGGTCGCTGATTGCCGAGAAGCCGAGACCGCAAAAGGCCGCCGCCCAACCCGAGATCGACGACGATGATGCCGTGATCGACGACGACGATGAAAGCACCGACGTCGATCTTGGCGACGACGTTCTGGACGACGACGACGATGACAATGTGTCTCTGGACGACATCGCCGACATGTCGGCGAATGACGACGACGAAAGTTGA
- a CDS encoding M48 family metallopeptidase, giving the protein MRVTTLPGDPPLEVTLRRSSRARRYSLRVSQLDGRVTLTLPARAPVADGLAFVREKEGWIRGHLAAQPADQPVHLGGSVPFRGGALVIVAGASRRPRVVDAALQVPGEAEQVPARVRAFLKVAARADLAAAVERHASALGRPYGRLTLRDVRSRWGSCSSKGDLMFSWRLIMAPPDVLDYVAAHEVAHLAEMNHSPAFWAVVGRLMPNYAAPRAWLRENGAALHRVRFDN; this is encoded by the coding sequence ATGCGTGTAACCACACTGCCGGGTGATCCGCCGCTGGAGGTGACCTTGCGCCGGTCGTCCCGCGCGCGCCGCTACAGCCTGCGGGTTTCGCAACTGGACGGTCGCGTGACACTGACCCTGCCGGCCCGGGCGCCTGTGGCGGACGGGCTGGCCTTTGTCCGGGAAAAGGAAGGGTGGATCAGGGGGCATCTGGCCGCACAGCCCGCGGATCAGCCGGTGCACCTGGGTGGCAGCGTGCCGTTTCGCGGGGGCGCACTGGTGATCGTGGCCGGCGCATCCCGCCGTCCGCGCGTCGTTGACGCGGCCTTGCAGGTGCCGGGAGAGGCGGAGCAGGTGCCCGCCCGGGTGCGCGCTTTCCTGAAGGTCGCGGCGCGCGCGGATTTGGCCGCGGCCGTAGAAAGGCATGCCAGCGCTCTGGGCCGACCCTATGGTCGTTTGACGCTGCGCGATGTGCGGTCGCGCTGGGGCTCGTGCTCCTCGAAAGGGGACCTGATGTTTTCCTGGCGGCTGATCATGGCGCCGCCCGATGTGCTGGACTATGTCGCCGCGCATGAGGTGGCGCATCTGGCCGAGATGAACCACTCCCCGGCGTTCTGGGCGGTGGTGGGGCGCCTGATGCCTAACTATGCCGCACCGCGGGCGTGGCTACGCGAAAACGGGGCAGCCCTGCACCGCGTCCGTTTCGACAATTGA
- a CDS encoding GntR family transcriptional regulator, with protein MLIQTRPGEAGTAAHERLYRTLRTQIMHGELTPGAALTLRGIGRQFGVSMTPAREAVRRLVAEGALTLSSSGRVSTPELSNERIEELSALRTLLEPELASRALPRAHMALIERMQKINAEIGEAVGRGDAVAYIRTNLEFHRALYLRAQAPAMLAMAETVWLQLGPTMRSLYGRLGRTEPPQHHRMILAALKAGDEPALRLAVRTDVTQGLRMLAA; from the coding sequence ATGTTGATCCAGACCCGCCCGGGCGAGGCCGGCACCGCGGCGCATGAGCGGCTTTACCGGACCTTGCGCACGCAGATCATGCACGGTGAACTGACGCCGGGCGCGGCCCTGACCTTGCGCGGCATCGGCCGGCAATTCGGTGTGTCGATGACCCCGGCGCGGGAGGCGGTGCGCCGTCTTGTGGCCGAAGGGGCGCTGACGCTCTCCTCCTCCGGTCGGGTGTCCACGCCGGAATTGTCGAATGAGCGGATCGAGGAATTATCGGCGCTTCGCACCCTCTTGGAGCCGGAGCTGGCAAGCCGTGCGCTGCCGCGGGCGCATATGGCGCTGATCGAGCGGATGCAGAAGATCAATGCCGAGATCGGGGAGGCCGTCGGCCGGGGCGACGCGGTGGCCTATATCCGGACCAATCTGGAATTCCACCGGGCGCTTTACCTGCGCGCACAGGCCCCGGCGATGCTGGCCATGGCCGAAACGGTCTGGCTGCAACTGGGGCCGACCATGCGGTCGCTTTACGGGCGTCTGGGGCGGACGGAACCGCCACAGCATCACCGGATGATCCTGGCGGCGCTGAAGGCGGGGGATGAACCCGCCTTGCGGCTTGCCGTGCGCACGGATGTGACGCAGGGGCTGCGGATGCTTGCGGCGTGA
- the uraH gene encoding hydroxyisourate hydrolase has protein sequence MPGYLTTHVLDTARGCPAPGLKIELFRLEGETRTLLATMETNADGRTDAPILPEAAFAPGPYELVFHAGDYLRGLGLAADFLDVIPLRFSMTEADHYHVPLLLSPYGYSTYRGS, from the coding sequence ATGCCCGGATATCTGACAACCCATGTTCTGGACACCGCGCGGGGTTGCCCCGCCCCGGGGCTGAAGATCGAGCTGTTCCGCCTGGAGGGCGAGACCCGCACACTGCTTGCCACGATGGAGACCAATGCCGACGGGCGCACCGATGCGCCGATCCTGCCGGAGGCGGCGTTCGCACCCGGCCCATATGAGCTTGTGTTCCATGCGGGCGACTATCTGCGAGGCTTGGGGCTTGCGGCGGATTTCCTGGACGTGATCCCGCTGCGCTTTTCGATGACAGAGGCCGACCACTATCACGTGCCGCTCCTGCTCTCACCCTATGGGTATTCGACCTACCGGGGCAGTTGA
- the puuE gene encoding allantoinase PuuE yields MIRYPRDLRGHGPTPPDPKWPGGAKLAVQFVINFEEGGENCLLHGDAASEAFLSEIVGAAAWQGQRHWNMETIYDYGARAGFWRLHRLFTERGMPVTVYGVATALARAPEQVAAMQDASWEIASHGLKWIEYKDFTEAEERAHMEEAKRLHAAVTGEAPRGWYTGRTSMHTVRLAAEDGSFAYVADTYDDELPYWKRYGDRHQLIVPYTLDANDMRFATPQGFNSGEQFFAYLRDSFDLLYEEGTNGAPKMMSVGLHCRLVGRPGRAAALKRFLDYIADFDDVWVARRIDIADHWAATHPPVEIERPSELDRDTFVARFGGVFEHSPWIAEGAHGLELGPAHDCAVGVHNALARVFRMADDEKRLAVLRAHPDLAGKLAQAKRLTAESTAEQAGAGLDALTDAERARFEDLNRRYTDRFGFPFIIAVRDHDKASILSAFERRLENDADSEFAEACRQVERIALHRLKDMLPC; encoded by the coding sequence GTGATCCGCTACCCACGCGACTTGAGGGGCCACGGCCCGACGCCCCCCGATCCGAAATGGCCCGGCGGGGCAAAGCTTGCCGTTCAGTTCGTCATCAATTTCGAGGAAGGCGGTGAAAACTGCCTGTTGCATGGCGATGCCGCGTCCGAGGCGTTCCTGTCCGAAATCGTGGGCGCGGCCGCGTGGCAGGGCCAGCGTCACTGGAACATGGAGACGATCTACGACTACGGCGCGCGGGCGGGATTCTGGCGCCTGCACCGCCTGTTCACCGAACGCGGCATGCCCGTGACTGTCTACGGCGTGGCCACGGCGCTGGCCCGCGCGCCGGAGCAGGTCGCCGCGATGCAGGACGCGAGCTGGGAGATCGCCAGTCACGGCCTGAAATGGATCGAGTACAAGGATTTCACCGAGGCCGAGGAGCGCGCCCATATGGAGGAGGCCAAGCGCCTGCATGCCGCGGTGACCGGTGAAGCGCCCCGCGGCTGGTACACGGGCCGGACGTCGATGCATACCGTCCGGCTGGCGGCCGAGGATGGCAGTTTCGCCTATGTCGCCGATACCTATGACGACGAACTGCCCTATTGGAAGCGGTACGGCGACCGGCACCAGTTGATCGTGCCTTACACGCTGGATGCCAACGACATGCGCTTTGCCACGCCGCAGGGGTTCAACTCCGGCGAACAGTTCTTTGCCTATCTTCGGGACAGTTTCGACTTGCTTTACGAGGAAGGCACCAACGGCGCGCCGAAGATGATGTCGGTGGGGCTCCATTGCCGTCTGGTCGGCCGTCCGGGGCGGGCCGCGGCGCTGAAGCGGTTTCTCGACTATATTGCCGATTTCGATGATGTCTGGGTGGCCCGTCGCATCGACATTGCCGACCACTGGGCCGCGACCCATCCGCCGGTTGAAATCGAACGGCCCTCGGAACTGGATCGCGACACCTTTGTCGCCCGGTTCGGCGGGGTGTTCGAACATTCCCCCTGGATTGCCGAGGGCGCGCACGGGCTGGAACTTGGCCCTGCCCATGACTGCGCGGTGGGGGTGCACAATGCGCTGGCCCGTGTGTTCCGGATGGCGGATGACGAAAAGCGGCTGGCGGTGCTTAGGGCCCATCCCGACCTTGCCGGCAAACTGGCGCAGGCCAAACGCCTGACGGCAGAGTCCACTGCCGAACAGGCCGGCGCCGGGCTGGATGCGCTGACCGATGCCGAACGCGCGCGTTTTGAGGATTTGAACCGCCGTTATACCGACCGCTTCGGCTTTCCGTTCATCATCGCCGTGCGCGACCATGACAAGGCGTCGATCCTGTCGGCGTTCGAGCGTCGGCTTGAAAATGACGCGGACAGCGAGTTTGCCGAGGCCTGCCGCCAGGTCGAACGCATCGCGCTGCATCGCCTGAAAGACATGCTACCGTGCTGA
- a CDS encoding glutathione S-transferase family protein has product MYQLFIGNKNYSSWSLRPWVLMKAHGIPFQETLVPFHDQAAWAAYRTHVPTGLVPLLKDGDLAIWDSLAIAEYLAEPHPGIWPEDRAARAFARSATAEMHSGFSAVRQVCGMNVGIRVALGDAARQAVAADLVRLDALWSEGLDRFGGPYLAGQSFTAADAFFCPVAFRVQTYGLELSAAAATYAETLLVHPAMVEWYEAGLAEPFRDWPHEDEIAAAGTLIEDLRAPASNPRPN; this is encoded by the coding sequence ATGTACCAGCTTTTCATAGGCAACAAGAACTACAGTTCATGGTCGCTCCGGCCGTGGGTGCTGATGAAGGCCCACGGTATCCCGTTTCAGGAGACACTGGTTCCCTTCCATGACCAGGCCGCATGGGCCGCGTATCGCACGCACGTGCCAACCGGGCTTGTCCCGCTGCTGAAAGACGGCGATCTCGCCATCTGGGACTCCCTTGCCATCGCAGAGTATCTGGCGGAGCCGCATCCCGGCATATGGCCCGAGGATCGCGCGGCCCGCGCCTTCGCCCGCTCTGCCACGGCAGAGATGCATTCAGGGTTCTCTGCTGTTCGGCAGGTCTGCGGCATGAATGTCGGTATCCGCGTCGCGCTTGGTGACGCGGCCCGGCAGGCTGTCGCGGCCGATCTTGTCCGGCTCGATGCGCTCTGGTCCGAAGGGCTCGACCGGTTTGGCGGTCCCTACCTCGCGGGGCAGAGTTTCACTGCCGCCGATGCCTTTTTCTGCCCGGTGGCCTTCCGCGTTCAGACCTATGGGCTGGAGCTCTCTGCCGCTGCGGCGACCTATGCCGAAACCCTGCTGGTCCATCCGGCGATGGTCGAGTGGTACGAGGCCGGTCTAGCCGAACCGTTCCGCGACTGGCCGCATGAGGACGAGATTGCCGCGGCCGGTACGCTGATCGAAGACCTGCGGGCGCCGGCCAGCAACCCCAGACCGAATTGA
- a CDS encoding bifunctional allantoicase/(S)-ureidoglycine aminohydrolase: MQTPTYATPPGGLPPQGQLHTGRAVFTEAYAVIPQGVMRDIVTSNLPHWGGTRAWIIARPLTGFAETFAQYIMEVAPGGGSDRPEPDAGAEAVLFVVEGEIAVSVAGQTRALGPGGYAYLPAGSGWTVTNPGTAPARFHWIRKHYQAVDGIDLPEPVFATETDIAPSPMPGTEGRWATTRFVDPDDMRHDMHVNVVTFEPGASIPFEETHVMEHGLYVLEGKAVYRLNRDWVEVEAGDFMWLRAFCPQACYAGGPGRFRYLLYKDVNRHPALTPGGL; encoded by the coding sequence GTGCAGACCCCGACCTATGCCACTCCCCCCGGCGGATTGCCGCCGCAAGGCCAGCTTCATACTGGCCGCGCCGTCTTCACCGAGGCCTACGCCGTGATCCCGCAGGGCGTGATGCGCGACATTGTCACCAGCAACCTGCCGCACTGGGGGGGCACGCGGGCCTGGATCATCGCGCGGCCCCTGACCGGGTTTGCCGAGACCTTTGCGCAATACATCATGGAGGTCGCCCCCGGCGGCGGTAGTGATCGCCCAGAACCCGATGCAGGCGCTGAAGCCGTGCTTTTCGTGGTCGAAGGTGAAATTGCCGTGTCAGTGGCCGGTCAGACCCGCGCATTGGGGCCGGGGGGCTATGCCTATCTTCCCGCGGGCAGCGGCTGGACAGTGACCAATCCCGGCACAGCACCGGCCCGGTTCCACTGGATTCGCAAACACTATCAGGCTGTCGACGGTATCGACCTTCCCGAGCCCGTGTTCGCGACTGAAACCGACATTGCCCCCAGTCCCATGCCGGGGACCGAGGGGCGCTGGGCCACGACCCGCTTTGTCGATCCCGACGACATGCGCCACGACATGCACGTCAATGTCGTTACCTTTGAGCCGGGCGCCTCGATCCCCTTCGAGGAAACCCATGTGATGGAGCATGGGCTCTACGTGCTGGAGGGCAAGGCGGTCTATCGGCTGAATCGCGACTGGGTGGAGGTCGAGGCGGGCGATTTCATGTGGCTGCGTGCCTTCTGCCCGCAGGCTTGTTACGCGGGCGGGCCGGGGCGATTCCGCTATCTGCTCTACAAGGACGTGAACCGGCACCCCGCACTGACGCCCGGGGGGCTGTGA
- a CDS encoding ureidoglycolate lyase: MLAAEPITAEAFAPFGEVIETGGDFVTINQGACRRFTDLATLDIVDGRPGISLFDAQIRDLPYKCDFLERHPLGSQCFIPMQGARFLVIVAADEGGVPGTPRAFVAGDHQAVNIARNTWHGVLCPISGSGLFAVIDRIGEGGNLEEHRLSRPLTVTLG; the protein is encoded by the coding sequence ATGCTGGCGGCAGAGCCCATCACGGCAGAGGCCTTTGCCCCGTTCGGTGAGGTGATCGAGACCGGTGGCGATTTCGTCACGATCAACCAGGGCGCGTGCCGCCGATTCACCGATCTGGCGACGCTCGACATCGTGGATGGGCGGCCGGGGATCAGCCTGTTCGACGCACAGATCCGGGACCTGCCGTACAAGTGCGACTTCCTGGAACGGCATCCGCTGGGCTCCCAATGCTTCATTCCGATGCAGGGTGCACGATTTCTGGTCATTGTTGCGGCAGACGAAGGCGGGGTGCCGGGAACGCCCCGGGCCTTCGTTGCGGGCGACCATCAAGCAGTGAACATCGCACGGAACACTTGGCATGGCGTTCTGTGCCCGATTTCCGGTTCCGGCCTCTTCGCGGTCATCGACCGTATCGGAGAGGGAGGAAACCTGGAGGAGCACCGCCTGAGCCGGCCTTTGACCGTCACCCTGGGTTGA
- a CDS encoding uracil-xanthine permease family protein, whose translation MADSSIGTPEQLRDPNYTPAIHKAVPLGIQHVLAMFVSNVTPAIIIAGAAGFGFGSPAGAQGFPDMTYMIQMSMLFAGVATLFQTIGLGPVGARLPIVQGTSFAFIPIMIPLVAGKGVEALPALFGGVLIGGLFHAFLGTFIGKIRFALPPLVTGLVVTMIGLALVKVGIQYAAGGVPAIDKPEYGSLLNWSAALVVIFVTLALKFFTRGLISVSAVAVGIVVGYLYALMMGMVTIDGITTSWGRAALFEVPMPFKYGFEVSVAAIVGFCLMAFVSAVETVGDVSGITKGGAGREATDKEIQGATFADGFGTAIAGVFGGLPNTSFSQNVGLIAMTGVMSRHVVTIGALFLIVCGLVPKVGAVIRTIPIEVLGGGVIVMFGMVVAAGISMLSDVNWNRRNMVTFAIALSVGLGLQLDPKAVQYLPDTLRILMTSGLLPAALIAIVLNLVLPEELADEATEEVSGGMSGRGEGSLPR comes from the coding sequence ATGGCAGACAGCTCCATCGGAACGCCGGAGCAGCTCCGCGATCCGAACTATACACCCGCGATCCACAAGGCGGTGCCGCTGGGTATCCAGCATGTGCTGGCGATGTTCGTGTCAAACGTGACGCCCGCGATCATCATCGCCGGGGCCGCCGGCTTCGGCTTCGGCTCGCCCGCGGGTGCGCAAGGCTTTCCGGACATGACCTACATGATCCAGATGTCGATGCTGTTTGCCGGGGTCGCGACGCTGTTTCAGACCATCGGCCTTGGCCCCGTGGGGGCGCGGCTGCCCATCGTTCAGGGCACCAGCTTTGCCTTTATCCCGATCATGATCCCGCTGGTCGCGGGCAAGGGGGTCGAGGCGCTGCCTGCGCTGTTCGGCGGTGTGCTGATCGGCGGGTTGTTCCATGCCTTCCTTGGCACCTTCATCGGCAAGATCCGCTTTGCCCTGCCGCCGCTTGTGACGGGCCTTGTCGTAACCATGATCGGTCTGGCGCTGGTCAAGGTCGGCATTCAGTATGCCGCGGGCGGCGTGCCGGCCATCGACAAGCCGGAATATGGCAGCCTGTTGAACTGGTCCGCCGCGTTGGTCGTGATCTTCGTGACGCTCGCGCTTAAATTCTTCACGCGCGGCTTGATCTCTGTGTCAGCGGTGGCCGTGGGTATCGTGGTCGGTTACCTCTATGCGCTGATGATGGGCATGGTCACAATCGACGGCATCACCACAAGCTGGGGCCGCGCTGCACTATTCGAGGTGCCGATGCCCTTCAAATACGGGTTCGAGGTAAGCGTCGCGGCGATTGTCGGCTTCTGCCTGATGGCCTTCGTGTCGGCCGTTGAAACCGTCGGCGATGTCTCCGGTATCACCAAGGGCGGCGCGGGGCGCGAGGCGACCGACAAGGAGATTCAGGGTGCGACCTTCGCTGACGGCTTCGGCACGGCCATTGCCGGTGTCTTTGGCGGGTTGCCCAACACGTCGTTCAGCCAGAACGTGGGCCTGATCGCGATGACCGGCGTGATGAGCCGCCACGTGGTGACCATCGGTGCCCTCTTCCTGATCGTCTGCGGGTTGGTCCCCAAGGTCGGCGCGGTGATCCGCACCATCCCGATCGAGGTTCTGGGGGGCGGTGTGATCGTGATGTTCGGCATGGTCGTGGCCGCCGGTATCTCCATGCTTTCGGACGTGAACTGGAACCGCCGGAACATGGTGACCTTCGCGATTGCGCTGTCGGTGGGCCTTGGCCTGCAACTCGACCCCAAGGCGGTGCAATACCTGCCCGACACGCTGCGCATCCTGATGACAAGTGGCCTGCTGCCCGCCGCGTTGATTGCCATCGTGCTGAACCTCGTCCTGCCGGAAGAACTGGCCGACGAGGCGACCGAGGAGGTCTCTGGCGGCATGTCGGGGCGCGGGGAAGGTAGCCTGCCGCGGTAA
- the urtE gene encoding urea ABC transporter ATP-binding subunit UrtE, with amino-acid sequence MLKTTGLTLHYGGSQILHGIDMEAAAGQVTCVMGTNGVGKTSLLKAISGTHPRSGGSVELNGAEVPRVPAQGMARRGVGYVPQGRDIFPLLTVRENLETGYACLPKSERFVPDEIYELFPVLKEMTGRRGGDLSGGQQQQLAIARAMITKPKLLLLDEPTEGIQPNIIQQIGRVIEYLRDQGRMAIVLVEQYFEFAYGLADRFYVMERGAVTLEGAKADLAKETLVKAVSV; translated from the coding sequence ATGCTGAAGACGACCGGTTTGACGCTGCATTATGGCGGCTCGCAGATCCTCCACGGGATCGACATGGAAGCCGCGGCGGGCCAAGTGACCTGCGTCATGGGCACCAATGGCGTGGGTAAGACGAGCCTTCTCAAGGCGATCTCGGGCACCCATCCACGCTCTGGCGGAAGCGTGGAACTGAACGGGGCAGAGGTACCGCGCGTGCCGGCCCAGGGCATGGCGCGACGGGGCGTCGGCTATGTGCCACAGGGGCGTGACATCTTCCCCTTGCTGACCGTGCGGGAAAACCTTGAAACCGGCTATGCCTGCCTGCCGAAATCCGAGCGTTTCGTGCCCGACGAAATTTACGAGCTGTTCCCGGTGCTGAAAGAGATGACCGGGCGGCGCGGGGGCGATCTGTCCGGCGGGCAGCAGCAGCAATTGGCGATCGCCCGGGCGATGATCACCAAGCCGAAGCTGCTTTTGCTGGACGAGCCGACCGAGGGCATCCAGCCCAACATCATCCAGCAGATCGGCCGCGTGATCGAATATCTGCGCGATCAGGGGCGGATGGCCATCGTGCTGGTGGAGCAGTATTTCGAATTCGCCTACGGGCTCGCCGACCGGTTCTACGTGATGGAACGGGGTGCCGTGACGCTTGAGGGGGCCAAGGCGGACCTGGCGAAGGAAACGCTGGTGAAGGCTGTGTCGGTCTGA